From the genome of Streptomyces sp. V1I1, one region includes:
- the pth gene encoding aminoacyl-tRNA hydrolase gives MSEVNSPWLIVGLGNPGPDYAANRHNVGFMVADLLAERIGGKFKRAQKAQAQVVEGRIGAPGPENRRVILAKPMSYMNLSGGPVSSLRDFYKVPVSNIVAIHDELDIDYGMLRLKLGGGDNGHNGLKSMTKAMGADYHRVRFGIGRPPGRMQVADFVLKDFSSTERKEFGYLVDRAADSVECLVTEGLERAQSTYNS, from the coding sequence ATGTCCGAGGTGAACAGCCCCTGGCTCATCGTGGGCCTCGGCAATCCCGGGCCCGACTACGCCGCGAACCGGCACAACGTCGGGTTCATGGTCGCCGACCTGCTCGCGGAGCGCATCGGCGGCAAGTTCAAGCGCGCGCAGAAGGCGCAGGCGCAGGTCGTGGAGGGCCGGATCGGCGCGCCCGGTCCTGAGAACCGGCGGGTGATCCTCGCCAAGCCGATGTCGTACATGAATCTGTCCGGCGGCCCGGTCAGCTCGCTGCGCGACTTCTACAAGGTGCCGGTCTCCAACATCGTCGCGATCCACGACGAGCTGGACATCGACTACGGCATGCTGCGGCTGAAGCTGGGCGGCGGCGACAACGGGCACAACGGCCTGAAGTCCATGACCAAGGCGATGGGCGCGGACTATCACCGGGTGCGGTTCGGGATCGGCCGCCCGCCGGGCCGGATGCAGGTCGCGGACTTCGTACTGAAGGACTTCTCGTCCACCGAACGCAAGGAATTTGGCTACCTGGTGGACCGGGCGGCGGACTCGGTGGAGTGCCTGGTGACCGAGGGCCTGGAGCGGGCGCAAAGTACGTACAACTCCTGA
- a CDS encoding 50S ribosomal protein L25/general stress protein Ctc — protein MSEVKLAAEIRTEFGKGAARRVRRENKVPGVLYGHGSNPVHITLPGHELLLALRTSNVLLSLDIEGKTELAIPKAVQRDAIKGFLEHVDLLIVKRGEKVNVEIPVHTEGELAPGAYLVEHVLNALPVEAEATHIPESVTVSIAGLAAGDSILAKDVPLPSGTTLAVEDDTVVVQVLAAQAEEPTGEAEAEGEEAAEA, from the coding sequence ATGTCCGAGGTGAAGCTCGCCGCCGAGATCCGTACCGAGTTCGGCAAGGGTGCGGCCCGTCGCGTCCGCCGCGAGAACAAGGTTCCCGGTGTTCTGTACGGTCACGGCTCCAACCCGGTCCACATCACGCTGCCGGGCCACGAGCTGCTGCTCGCCCTGCGTACGTCCAACGTTCTGCTCTCCCTGGACATCGAGGGCAAGACCGAGCTGGCCATCCCGAAGGCCGTGCAGCGCGACGCGATCAAGGGCTTTCTGGAGCACGTCGACCTGCTCATCGTGAAGCGCGGCGAGAAGGTCAACGTCGAGATCCCCGTGCACACCGAGGGCGAGCTGGCCCCGGGTGCGTACCTGGTCGAGCACGTGCTGAACGCCCTGCCGGTCGAGGCCGAGGCCACGCACATCCCCGAGTCCGTCACGGTCTCCATCGCGGGCCTGGCTGCCGGTGACTCCATCCTCGCCAAGGACGTGCCGCTGCCGTCCGGCACGACCCTGGCCGTCGAGGACGACACCGTCGTCGTGCAGGTCCTGGCCGCGCAGGCCGAGGAGCCGACCGGCGAGGCCGAGGCCGAGGGTGAAGAGGCCGCCGAGGCCTGA
- a CDS encoding ribose-phosphate diphosphokinase — protein sequence MTGIKTTGEKKLMLFSGRAHPELAEEVAHQLGVGLVPTKAFDFANGEIYVRFQESARGADCFLMQSHTAPINKWIMEQLIMIDALKRASARSITVIIPSYGYARQDKKHRGREPISARLIADLLKTAGADRILTVDLHTDQIQGFFDGPVDHLSALPVLADYVGAKVDRNKLTVVSPDAGRVRVADRWCDRLDAPLAIVHKRRDKDVANQVTVHEVVGEVEGRVCILVDDMIDTGGTICAAADALFAHGAEDVIVTATHGILSGPAADRLKNSKVSEFVFTNTLPDPGDLELDKITVLSIAPTIARAVREVFEDGSVTSLFEEQG from the coding sequence GTGACCGGGATCAAGACGACCGGCGAGAAGAAGCTGATGCTCTTCTCCGGCCGCGCCCACCCCGAGCTGGCCGAGGAGGTCGCACACCAGCTGGGTGTCGGCCTGGTGCCGACGAAGGCCTTCGACTTCGCGAACGGCGAGATCTACGTCCGCTTCCAGGAGTCGGCCCGCGGTGCGGACTGCTTCCTGATGCAGAGCCACACGGCTCCCATCAATAAGTGGATCATGGAGCAGCTGATCATGATCGACGCTCTGAAGCGGGCCTCCGCCCGGAGCATCACCGTGATCATCCCGTCGTACGGCTACGCCCGTCAGGACAAGAAGCACCGTGGCCGCGAGCCGATCTCGGCCCGGCTGATCGCCGACCTGCTGAAGACCGCGGGCGCCGACCGCATCCTCACGGTCGATCTGCACACCGACCAGATCCAGGGCTTCTTCGACGGCCCGGTGGACCACCTCTCCGCGCTGCCGGTGCTCGCCGACTACGTGGGCGCGAAGGTTGACCGCAACAAGCTCACCGTCGTCTCCCCCGACGCCGGCCGGGTGCGCGTCGCCGACCGCTGGTGCGACCGGCTCGACGCCCCGCTGGCGATCGTCCACAAGCGCCGCGACAAGGACGTCGCCAACCAGGTGACCGTCCACGAGGTCGTGGGTGAGGTCGAGGGCCGCGTCTGCATCCTCGTCGACGACATGATCGACACCGGTGGCACCATCTGCGCCGCCGCGGACGCGCTGTTCGCGCACGGCGCGGAGGACGTGATCGTGACGGCGACGCACGGCATCCTGTCCGGCCCGGCCGCGGACCGTCTGAAGAACTCCAAGGTGAGCGAGTTCGTGTTCACGAACACGCTGCCCGACCCGGGCGACCTGGAGCTCGACAAGATCACGGTGCTGTCGATCGCGCCGACGATCGCGCGTGCGGTGCGTGAGGTGTTCGAGGACGGTTCGGTGACGAGCCTCTTCGAGGAGCAGGGCTAA
- the glmU gene encoding bifunctional UDP-N-acetylglucosamine diphosphorylase/glucosamine-1-phosphate N-acetyltransferase GlmU, translating into MSANRPAAVVVLAAGEGTRMKSKTPKVLHEICGRSLVGHVVSAARELDPEHLVVVVGHASEQVKGHLAEQYAGTRTAYQAEQNGTGHAVRMALEELGQTPEGTVVVVCGDTPLLSGETLTALAATHAADGNAVTVLTAEVPDSTGYGRIVRDSVTGAVTAIVEHKDATEEQRAIREINSGVFAFDGQLLADALGKVRTDNSQGEEYLTDVLGILREAGHRVGASVAGDHREILGINNRVQLAEARKLLNERLLERAMMAGVTVVDPASVLVDVTVTFEPDAIVHPGTQLLGATHLAEGAEVGPNSRLKDTTVGAGARVDNTVADTAEIGESASVGPYAYLRPGTRLGLKAKAGTYVEMKNATIGEGTKVPHLSYVGDATIGEYTNIGAASVFVNYDGETKHHTTIGSHCKTGSDNMFVAPVTIGDGAYTAAGSVITKDVPAGSLAVARGQQRNIEGWVARKRPGSAAAQAAQVATEPVADGN; encoded by the coding sequence GTGAGCGCCAACCGCCCGGCAGCCGTCGTCGTCCTCGCAGCGGGTGAGGGCACCCGCATGAAGTCGAAGACCCCCAAGGTCCTGCACGAAATCTGCGGGCGCTCGCTCGTCGGACACGTCGTCTCCGCCGCTCGCGAGCTGGACCCCGAGCACCTCGTCGTCGTCGTCGGCCACGCCAGTGAGCAGGTCAAGGGACATCTCGCCGAGCAGTACGCCGGCACCCGCACCGCCTACCAGGCTGAGCAGAACGGCACCGGGCACGCCGTCCGGATGGCCCTCGAAGAGCTCGGCCAGACCCCCGAGGGAACCGTCGTCGTCGTGTGCGGCGACACTCCCCTGCTCTCCGGCGAGACGCTCACCGCGCTCGCCGCGACGCACGCCGCCGACGGCAACGCCGTCACCGTGCTGACCGCCGAGGTCCCCGACTCCACCGGCTACGGCCGGATCGTGCGGGACAGCGTCACCGGCGCCGTCACCGCGATCGTCGAGCACAAGGACGCCACCGAGGAGCAGCGCGCGATCCGGGAGATCAACTCCGGGGTCTTCGCCTTCGACGGCCAGCTGCTCGCGGACGCGCTCGGCAAGGTGCGTACGGACAACAGCCAGGGCGAGGAGTACCTCACCGACGTCCTCGGCATCCTGCGCGAGGCCGGTCACCGGGTCGGCGCGTCCGTCGCCGGTGACCACCGGGAGATCCTGGGCATCAACAACCGCGTACAGCTGGCCGAGGCGCGCAAGCTGCTCAACGAGCGCCTCCTGGAGCGGGCGATGATGGCCGGTGTCACGGTCGTCGACCCGGCGTCGGTGCTCGTGGACGTGACGGTGACGTTCGAGCCGGACGCGATCGTGCACCCCGGGACGCAGCTGCTGGGCGCGACCCATCTCGCCGAGGGCGCGGAGGTCGGCCCCAACTCACGGCTCAAAGACACCACGGTCGGCGCGGGCGCGCGGGTGGACAACACGGTGGCGGACACCGCGGAGATCGGGGAGTCGGCGTCGGTCGGCCCGTACGCGTATCTGCGTCCCGGCACCCGGCTCGGCCTGAAGGCCAAGGCCGGTACGTACGTGGAGATGAAGAACGCCACGATCGGCGAGGGCACGAAGGTGCCGCATCTCTCCTACGTCGGCGACGCGACGATCGGCGAGTACACGAACATCGGCGCCGCGAGCGTGTTCGTGAACTACGACGGCGAGACCAAGCACCACACCACGATCGGCTCGCACTGCAAGACCGGCTCGGACAACATGTTTGTGGCTCCCGTCACGATCGGGGACGGCGCGTACACCGCGGCGGGCTCGGTCATCACCAAGGATGTACCGGCGGGTTCGCTGGCCGTCGCCCGCGGCCAGCAGCGGAATATCGAGGGTTGGGTGGCTCGGAAGCGCCCCGGAAGCGCCGCCGCGCAAGCGGCGCAGGTGGCAACGGAACCGGTCGCCGACGGGAACTGA
- a CDS encoding sensor histidine kinase, producing MTTTGEHQDGTGTTARGWLWWRRRRSVALDVGLGIVSAIECALEGVGFADRAAIPVPVGVLFGLVVGSVLVLRRRWPIAVVLVSIAIMPAEMGFLMGIVGLYTLAASEVPRRITATLAGMSLAATLIVSFVRVRQEVQSADFDPAPGAWYVPTMAGFMSLGLTAPPVLLGLYIGARRRLMESLRERADSLEQELSLLADRAEQRAQWARTEERTRIAREMHDVVAHRVSLMVVHSAALQAVALKDPQKAVKNAALVGDMGRQALTELREMLGVLRAGDDEQRAAKPVPLAAVGVAAAAAAAAAAEDGPCLADLEGLVGQSRQAGMVVELVVQGEGREYAPEVEQTAYRVVQEALTNVHKHAAGAKVMVRLAHRGAEVAMQVENGAPDADGAAAAARLPSGGNGLVGMRERVLALGGVFVSGPTDVGGFRVSAVLPDRDGHGEQQF from the coding sequence ATGACCACAACGGGGGAACACCAGGACGGCACGGGCACGACCGCCCGTGGCTGGCTGTGGTGGAGACGGCGGCGCAGTGTCGCGTTGGACGTGGGGCTCGGGATCGTCTCCGCCATCGAGTGCGCTCTGGAGGGTGTGGGGTTCGCGGACAGGGCCGCCATTCCCGTGCCCGTCGGGGTGCTGTTCGGGCTGGTCGTCGGGTCCGTGCTGGTGCTGCGGCGGCGGTGGCCGATCGCCGTGGTGCTGGTGTCGATCGCGATCATGCCCGCCGAGATGGGCTTTTTGATGGGCATCGTCGGGCTCTATACGCTCGCCGCGTCCGAGGTGCCGCGCCGGATCACCGCGACGCTCGCCGGGATGTCGCTGGCCGCGACGCTGATCGTGTCGTTCGTGCGGGTACGCCAGGAGGTGCAGTCCGCGGACTTCGATCCGGCGCCCGGCGCCTGGTACGTACCGACGATGGCGGGCTTCATGTCGCTCGGCCTGACCGCGCCGCCGGTGCTGCTCGGTCTCTACATAGGGGCCAGACGCCGGCTGATGGAGAGCCTGCGGGAGCGCGCGGACAGCCTGGAGCAGGAGCTGTCGCTGCTGGCCGACCGGGCCGAGCAGCGGGCCCAGTGGGCGCGTACGGAGGAGCGGACCCGGATCGCGCGGGAGATGCACGACGTCGTGGCGCACCGGGTGAGCCTGATGGTGGTGCACTCGGCCGCGCTGCAGGCGGTGGCGCTCAAGGATCCGCAGAAGGCCGTGAAGAACGCCGCGCTGGTGGGGGACATGGGCCGGCAGGCGCTGACCGAGCTGCGCGAGATGCTCGGCGTGCTGCGGGCGGGCGACGACGAGCAGCGGGCTGCGAAGCCGGTGCCGCTGGCCGCGGTGGGGGTCGCCGCGGCCGCCGCGGCGGCCGCCGCCGCCGAGGACGGGCCGTGTCTCGCCGACTTGGAGGGTCTGGTCGGCCAGTCGCGGCAGGCGGGGATGGTGGTCGAGCTCGTGGTCCAGGGCGAGGGACGGGAGTACGCGCCGGAGGTCGAGCAGACCGCGTACCGCGTGGTCCAGGAGGCTCTGACGAACGTCCACAAGCACGCGGCCGGGGCGAAGGTGATGGTGCGGCTCGCGCACCGCGGGGCCGAGGTCGCCATGCAGGTGGAGAACGGCGCTCCGGACGCCGACGGTGCGGCAGCGGCCGCGCGGCTGCCGAGCGGCGGCAACGGCCTGGTGGGGATGCGGGAGCGGGTGCTTGCGCTGGGCGGGGTGTTCGTGTCGGGGCCGACCGACGTGGGCGGCTTCCGGGTGTCGGCGGTGCTGCCGGACCGGGACGGGCACGGCGAGCAGCAGTTCTGA
- a CDS encoding SUKH-3 domain-containing protein, which translates to MPDHLSTTRFPVAVDAALREAGWQPGRWDIKLAEHWADTLRAYASPAGHRHAVFPAAVEAWAEFGGLRVAAPGPGRQTAPTPVRFDPLAGLHLARTLADLGRALDTEISPLGEEGDSQAVLAIDVEGRVYSLDHTGDWYLGPDIDHALATLVTGAQPPRLTLG; encoded by the coding sequence ATGCCCGACCACCTCAGCACCACCCGGTTCCCGGTCGCGGTCGACGCCGCCCTGCGCGAGGCGGGGTGGCAGCCCGGCCGCTGGGACATCAAGCTGGCCGAGCACTGGGCGGACACGCTGCGCGCGTACGCCTCGCCGGCCGGCCACCGGCACGCGGTGTTCCCCGCGGCCGTCGAGGCCTGGGCGGAATTCGGCGGACTGCGCGTCGCGGCCCCCGGCCCCGGCCGGCAGACGGCCCCCACGCCCGTGCGCTTCGACCCGCTGGCCGGGCTCCACCTCGCCCGTACCCTCGCCGATCTGGGGCGCGCGCTGGACACCGAGATCTCCCCGCTCGGGGAGGAGGGCGACAGCCAGGCGGTACTGGCGATCGACGTCGAGGGACGGGTCTACAGCCTCGACCACACCGGCGACTGGTACCTCGGCCCGGACATCGACCATGCGCTCGCCACGCTGGTCACGGGCGCCCAGCCGCCACGGCTCACGCTCGGCTGA
- a CDS encoding YwqJ-related putative deaminase, translated as MHTAQPSTSGTSGDPRLSWSSTEPHCPPALNHRRDGILPAVAAALSVRGETLTCTAGKGDQPPVLHALVQDFLDTLTSGQRERFTGRCPEAILLSRHLTAAESQRSKRAQRKPLTHSEARRTLKQSKLTARRIREDGDPLHGSYAPPCRSCTAMLDHFGVRPVDPTAPENG; from the coding sequence ATGCACACAGCGCAACCAAGTACGTCTGGCACCTCAGGTGATCCACGCCTCAGTTGGAGCAGCACCGAGCCCCACTGCCCGCCCGCCCTGAACCACCGCCGCGACGGCATCCTGCCCGCCGTCGCCGCAGCCCTCTCCGTCCGCGGCGAGACCCTCACCTGCACCGCGGGAAAGGGCGACCAGCCGCCCGTACTTCACGCGCTCGTACAGGATTTCCTCGATACCCTCACCAGCGGCCAGCGCGAACGCTTCACCGGCCGCTGCCCCGAGGCGATCCTGCTCTCGCGCCATCTCACCGCCGCCGAGTCGCAGCGCTCGAAGCGGGCGCAGCGCAAGCCGCTGACCCACAGCGAGGCGCGGCGCACACTCAAACAGTCGAAACTGACCGCACGCCGGATCCGAGAGGACGGCGACCCGCTGCACGGCAGCTACGCACCGCCCTGCCGTTCCTGTACGGCGATGCTCGACCACTTCGGGGTACGCCCCGTCGACCCGACCGCACCCGAGAACGGCTGA
- a CDS encoding SMI1/KNR4 family protein — protein MTTGRQGLGAPPGPQAGGQTAPPNAAYAGQVVNFPDPVRASRHPRGVRVDENGFPDFSPYARAAAQIAEPPEGFGVDELRLTDYVSANAALHADGHALWATIPAVATPHGWTWHHVPGTRRLELVPVEVKALLRHHGGLATTPVDQSKRGTRPLQETRPAHFGLPKGVVSVTEQQLLGVEEDLGYRLPGAYRSFLKAAGGCAPVGAALDAELGLLVDQPFFTVRDEAGVNDLVYVNKCLRDHLTKDYLGVAFVQGGILAVKVKGSAVGSVWFCAYDDARDQDGWSVQERVERLLLPCGDDFDGFLQRLAGNPPELETVANLMVDGGFAQAVPISDEG, from the coding sequence ATGACGACAGGTCGGCAAGGGCTGGGGGCACCTCCCGGCCCCCAGGCCGGGGGACAAACCGCGCCACCTAACGCGGCCTACGCCGGGCAGGTCGTGAACTTCCCGGATCCGGTCCGGGCCTCCCGCCACCCTAGAGGTGTGCGCGTGGACGAGAACGGCTTTCCGGACTTTTCGCCGTACGCGCGTGCCGCCGCGCAGATTGCCGAGCCCCCGGAGGGCTTCGGCGTCGACGAACTGCGGCTCACCGACTACGTATCGGCGAATGCGGCGTTGCACGCCGACGGCCATGCGCTGTGGGCCACGATTCCCGCGGTCGCCACGCCGCACGGCTGGACCTGGCACCACGTGCCGGGCACCCGCCGTCTCGAGCTGGTCCCGGTCGAGGTGAAGGCGCTGCTGCGGCATCACGGCGGACTGGCGACGACGCCGGTGGACCAGAGCAAGCGGGGCACCCGGCCGCTCCAGGAGACCCGGCCCGCGCACTTCGGCCTGCCCAAGGGCGTGGTGTCGGTGACTGAGCAGCAACTGCTCGGCGTCGAGGAGGACTTGGGTTATCGGCTGCCGGGCGCCTACCGCTCCTTCCTCAAGGCGGCGGGCGGCTGCGCGCCGGTCGGGGCGGCGCTCGACGCCGAGTTGGGGCTGCTGGTCGACCAGCCGTTCTTCACGGTGCGGGACGAGGCCGGGGTCAATGACCTGGTGTACGTCAACAAGTGCCTGCGGGACCATCTGACCAAGGACTACCTGGGCGTCGCGTTCGTCCAGGGCGGGATCCTGGCGGTGAAGGTCAAGGGCTCGGCTGTCGGCTCGGTGTGGTTCTGCGCGTACGACGACGCACGGGACCAGGACGGCTGGAGCGTGCAGGAGCGCGTGGAGCGGCTGCTGCTGCCGTGCGGCGACGACTTCGACGGTTTTCTGCAGCGCCTGGCGGGCAATCCGCCGGAGCTGGAGACCGTGGCGAACCTGATGGTGGACGGCGGCTTCGCGCAAGCCGTCCCGATCTCGGACGAGGGGTGA
- a CDS encoding SUKH-4 family immunity protein, protein MVTFAQAQERAEEWVNGDVPAYQHREVRVREFELGFVVWAEDRDGGTSQAEGSGGGARSTGGQQRLVIARDSGEATLWPGLPVGEVIRRYEEEYGIQEEVAAAPEPPQRIDLNQTSFLLSPPEWLQEAADKLGIPDRRSPESGAAASGSGSGSGSPEPAAAGAPSSGADWSAPAAASDATGPNASQAGGSSSASGSAWPAAGSSGGDASQGGSLWPSAGGGDYEPTASDGVPSTPSGAAAWTDTNAAGSDDASVPLPATVFAPPISGADDEDTPSPAVGADAPTALMSGGSQLPRTAVAPALNQQPGGPAGPGAADIADAATSKAVLPPRGSRGSGPTTPPPPGAPGTPGARPGATPPPSGPGAPGAPAAGYLPTQLVSQLGSEGPQPPGPPGAPGAAPTPPGPPGAPTPPGPPGGGVHHAATMLAGPAQTGPGAPQPPGPPGAPQPPGPPGAPQPPGPPGPPGGTPPPGGGVHHAATMLADPSQMGGPGAPQPPGPPGAPTPPGPPGGGVHHAATMLAGPAQTGPAAPQPPGPPGAPPGPPPGGPVPHAPQPPAYGYPQQPPSGMPTVGPGYQAVLRYRAPDGSEAQLIRRSAPGTPHPEWQILHELRAMNVPPQQVLELHTELESCELPGAYCARMIRETWPQVRITSVAPYGRDHASRQQGMQHLLTHQGELHQVADGPARPAPVRAPLPQVAPAPPIPPEGIAQELVGAFGPQGICRFDQRAVSRQGVPEIVAATLVWAGLPGDFNPFFWAQPAQPVVPTLAELAAQRQIQPAADAGSYLVVGSDFGRAICVQYGTAHIVAVPVEAGPGGQPVAPQFVNSGLPEFTRCLALLGRMWRLRFGLNPEQAGRWTVDFQAQLAALDPAALASPESWWSVLVEQMWDGLL, encoded by the coding sequence ATGGTGACCTTCGCGCAGGCGCAGGAGCGCGCGGAAGAGTGGGTCAACGGCGATGTGCCCGCGTATCAGCACCGTGAGGTGCGGGTGCGGGAGTTCGAGCTGGGCTTTGTGGTCTGGGCGGAGGACCGCGATGGGGGTACCTCCCAGGCCGAAGGCTCTGGCGGAGGCGCCCGTTCGACTGGCGGGCAGCAGCGGCTGGTGATCGCCCGCGACAGCGGTGAGGCGACGCTGTGGCCGGGGCTGCCGGTGGGTGAGGTGATCCGCCGGTACGAGGAGGAGTACGGGATCCAGGAAGAGGTCGCCGCCGCGCCGGAGCCGCCGCAGCGCATCGACCTGAATCAGACGTCGTTCTTGTTGAGCCCGCCGGAGTGGCTCCAGGAGGCGGCGGACAAGCTGGGGATCCCGGACCGGCGGTCGCCGGAGTCCGGCGCGGCGGCTTCGGGTTCGGGTTCGGGTTCGGGTTCGCCGGAACCGGCGGCTGCGGGCGCGCCGTCTTCCGGGGCCGACTGGTCGGCCCCCGCTGCCGCTTCGGATGCCACCGGCCCCAACGCGTCGCAGGCGGGCGGGAGTTCGTCCGCCTCCGGGTCGGCGTGGCCCGCCGCCGGGTCCTCGGGCGGCGACGCCTCGCAGGGCGGGTCGCTGTGGCCCAGCGCCGGTGGCGGCGACTACGAGCCGACGGCATCCGACGGTGTGCCCTCCACGCCGTCCGGGGCCGCCGCGTGGACGGACACCAACGCCGCGGGGTCGGACGACGCGTCCGTGCCGCTGCCGGCCACGGTGTTCGCGCCGCCGATCTCCGGTGCCGACGACGAAGACACCCCGTCGCCCGCGGTGGGCGCGGATGCGCCGACCGCGCTGATGTCTGGCGGCAGCCAGTTGCCGCGGACCGCGGTCGCCCCGGCGCTGAACCAGCAGCCTGGGGGACCTGCCGGTCCGGGTGCGGCCGACATCGCCGACGCGGCGACGAGCAAGGCGGTCCTGCCGCCGCGTGGCTCGCGCGGAAGCGGTCCGACGACTCCGCCGCCGCCCGGCGCTCCCGGCACTCCGGGCGCACGGCCGGGGGCGACGCCGCCGCCGTCGGGGCCGGGTGCTCCCGGTGCTCCGGCGGCCGGCTATCTGCCGACGCAGCTCGTCTCGCAGCTGGGTTCGGAGGGACCGCAGCCGCCCGGCCCGCCCGGTGCGCCCGGTGCTGCTCCGACGCCTCCGGGTCCGCCTGGTGCGCCGACGCCCCCTGGTCCGCCCGGTGGTGGCGTGCATCATGCCGCGACGATGCTCGCCGGACCCGCCCAGACGGGCCCCGGTGCGCCGCAGCCCCCCGGTCCGCCTGGGGCTCCGCAGCCCCCCGGTCCGCCTGGGGCTCCGCAGCCTCCTGGTCCGCCCGGCCCTCCTGGTGGCACGCCGCCGCCCGGTGGCGGCGTGCACCATGCCGCGACGATGCTGGCCGATCCGAGCCAGATGGGCGGCCCCGGTGCGCCGCAGCCTCCGGGTCCGCCCGGTGCGCCGACGCCCCCTGGTCCGCCCGGTGGTGGCGTGCACCATGCCGCGACGATGCTCGCCGGACCCGCCCAGACGGGCCCCGCTGCGCCGCAGCCCCCCGGCCCGCCCGGTGCGCCTCCCGGCCCGCCGCCCGGTGGTCCCGTACCGCATGCGCCGCAGCCACCCGCGTACGGCTATCCGCAGCAGCCGCCGTCCGGCATGCCGACCGTCGGCCCCGGCTACCAGGCCGTGCTGCGCTACCGCGCGCCCGACGGCTCCGAGGCCCAGCTGATCCGCCGCTCGGCGCCCGGCACTCCGCACCCGGAGTGGCAGATCCTGCATGAGCTGCGCGCCATGAACGTGCCGCCGCAGCAGGTGCTGGAGCTGCACACCGAGCTGGAGTCGTGCGAGCTGCCCGGCGCCTACTGCGCGCGGATGATCCGGGAGACCTGGCCGCAGGTGCGGATCACCTCCGTCGCTCCGTACGGCAGGGATCACGCCAGCCGGCAGCAGGGCATGCAGCATTTGCTCACCCACCAGGGCGAGTTGCACCAGGTCGCGGACGGCCCGGCGCGGCCCGCGCCGGTGCGGGCGCCGTTGCCGCAGGTGGCGCCGGCCCCGCCGATCCCCCCGGAGGGGATCGCGCAGGAACTGGTGGGCGCGTTCGGGCCGCAGGGCATCTGCCGGTTCGACCAGCGGGCCGTCTCGCGTCAGGGAGTGCCGGAAATTGTCGCGGCCACGCTGGTGTGGGCGGGGCTGCCGGGCGACTTCAACCCGTTCTTCTGGGCGCAGCCGGCCCAGCCCGTCGTCCCGACGCTCGCGGAGCTCGCGGCACAGCGGCAGATCCAGCCCGCCGCCGACGCGGGTTCGTACCTCGTGGTGGGCAGCGACTTCGGCCGCGCGATCTGCGTCCAGTACGGCACGGCGCACATCGTGGCGGTGCCGGTGGAGGCGGGTCCGGGCGGTCAGCCGGTGGCGCCGCAGTTCGTGAACAGCGGGCTGCCGGAATTCACCCGCTGCCTGGCGCTGCTCGGCCGGATGTGGCGGCTGCGCTTCGGGCTCAACCCTGAGCAGGCCGGCCGCTGGACGGTGGACTTCCAGGCGCAGCTCGCCGCGCTGGACCCGGCGGCGCTGGCGTCGCCGGAGAGCTGGTGGTCGGTGCTGGTCGAGCAGATGTGGGACGGACTGCTGTAA